The following are encoded in a window of Brockia lithotrophica genomic DNA:
- a CDS encoding metal ABC transporter solute-binding protein, Zn/Mn family, giving the protein MRPKKRLAEFLRIGLFALALIGLVFLSACGEKGGSQKSADVRSDRDPSSKVRVTTTTTMITDLVQQIGGEFVEVTGLMGPGVDPHLYKATQGDMNKLKEADVIFYNGLNLEGKMGDIFVRMSRQKPTFAVSEYIPEDQLREPEEFEGHYDPHIWFDVRLWKKAAERVRDGLCEVDPAHCEAYRANTERYLKELDELDAYIRARIAEIPEGQRVLVTAHDAFGYFGRAYGVEVRGLQGISTDTEYGLKDIQELVDFIVERKIKAIFVESSVPRRFIEAVVEGARRRGHEVKIGGELYSDALGEPGTPAGTYIGMFRYNVDTIVEALK; this is encoded by the coding sequence GTGCGTCCCAAGAAACGCCTTGCCGAGTTTTTGAGAATCGGTCTATTTGCGTTGGCCCTCATCGGGTTGGTGTTCCTTTCCGCCTGCGGGGAAAAGGGGGGCTCGCAGAAATCCGCAGACGTTCGGTCCGATCGGGACCCTTCGTCTAAGGTGCGCGTCACCACGACGACAACGATGATCACGGACCTGGTGCAGCAAATCGGAGGAGAATTCGTAGAGGTCACCGGGCTCATGGGCCCCGGTGTAGACCCGCACCTGTACAAGGCCACACAGGGCGACATGAACAAGCTCAAGGAAGCGGACGTGATCTTTTACAACGGGCTCAACCTCGAGGGCAAGATGGGCGACATCTTCGTCCGCATGTCCCGGCAAAAACCCACGTTTGCCGTGAGCGAATACATCCCCGAAGACCAACTGCGCGAGCCCGAGGAATTCGAAGGCCACTACGATCCGCACATCTGGTTCGACGTCCGCCTGTGGAAAAAGGCCGCCGAACGCGTGCGCGACGGTTTGTGCGAGGTCGATCCTGCACACTGCGAAGCCTACCGCGCCAACACCGAACGGTACCTCAAGGAACTCGACGAGCTCGATGCGTACATCCGGGCCCGAATTGCGGAGATTCCCGAAGGGCAACGCGTACTGGTCACCGCCCACGACGCCTTCGGGTACTTCGGCCGCGCCTACGGCGTGGAAGTCCGAGGACTTCAGGGGATTAGCACGGACACCGAGTATGGCCTCAAGGACATTCAGGAGCTCGTGGACTTCATCGTCGAGCGCAAGATCAAAGCGATCTTCGTCGAGTCGAGCGTTCCCCGCCGCTTCATCGAAGCGGTCGTCGAAGGCGCGAGACGGCGCGGGCACGAGGTGAAGATCGGCGGCGAACTGTACTCGGATGCCCTCGGCGAACCCGGAACTCCGGCGGGGACCTACATCGGAATGTTTCGCTACAACGTGGACACGATCGTCGAGGCGCTGAAGTGA
- a CDS encoding metal ABC transporter ATP-binding protein, producing the protein MGEVVPTPALSVRKLAVAYPGHVALEDVTFEIPQGVLAGIVGPNGAGKSTLFKAVLELVPRVSGEVYVFGEPYRAARRRVAYVPQREEVDWDFPVTVWDVVLMGRYGRLGLFRRPGKEDYAAAESALERVGMAEYRRRQIGELSGGQRQRVFLARALAQEADLYLLDEPFAGVDAASERAILDVLRELRRDGKTILVVHHDLQTVREYFEWVVLLNRRVIAAGPMDVAFTPEHLAEAYGGRLLLVEGSSAALRKEGERLSLPSSEMPPVPTETPFDAAISHVSAEGR; encoded by the coding sequence GTGGGAGAGGTGGTTCCGACGCCGGCCCTATCCGTTCGCAAACTCGCCGTAGCGTATCCCGGACACGTCGCCTTGGAGGACGTCACCTTTGAAATCCCGCAGGGGGTACTCGCGGGAATCGTGGGACCCAACGGCGCGGGGAAGTCCACGCTTTTCAAGGCGGTTCTCGAACTCGTCCCCCGGGTATCGGGAGAAGTATACGTCTTTGGAGAACCGTACCGGGCGGCGCGCCGACGCGTGGCCTACGTCCCCCAACGGGAAGAGGTGGACTGGGACTTTCCCGTCACGGTGTGGGACGTAGTCCTCATGGGGCGGTACGGCCGGCTCGGCCTTTTCCGCCGTCCGGGCAAGGAAGACTATGCGGCAGCCGAGTCCGCCCTCGAACGCGTGGGTATGGCGGAATACCGCCGCCGACAAATCGGCGAACTTTCTGGAGGCCAGCGCCAGCGCGTCTTTCTCGCGCGCGCCCTCGCCCAAGAGGCGGACCTCTACCTCCTCGACGAACCCTTTGCCGGCGTGGACGCCGCCTCGGAGCGGGCCATCCTCGACGTGCTTCGCGAACTTCGTCGGGACGGAAAGACGATTCTCGTCGTGCACCACGACCTGCAGACGGTGCGGGAGTACTTCGAATGGGTCGTGCTCTTGAACCGGCGCGTGATCGCGGCAGGTCCGATGGATGTGGCCTTTACGCCGGAGCATCTGGCCGAGGCGTACGGCGGACGGCTCCTTTTGGTCGAAGGATCCTCCGCGGCTTTAAGGAAGGAAGGCGAGCGGCTTTCCCTTCCTTCCTCCGAGATGCCCCCTGTGCCCACAGAGACTCCGTTTGATGCGGCGATTTCCCACGTTTCGGCGGAAGGGAGGTGA
- a CDS encoding LCP family glycopolymer transferase, with translation MRWKRALFFGGSAVAILLVGAIAYAAYLFHKAAVTADSIYEEVKRTEPPKREDKVDLRQLKPVSLLLLGVDERPEEGDSGRSDAMLYVTLNPQEKSMYILSIQRDIRIPLKGVGKRSGTLDKINHAYAYGGPTGSVETVENFLGLPVDYYIAINFQGFADLVDLIGGITVDNPVEWTDPGYYKPGFVYRKGPIRLENGAMALGYIRMRYWDPEGDIGRNARERQVLQAILQKASRPEMILKLDQFLNIVGKNMKTNLTYEDMQRLIRDYRSCMDNIHELAFDLEPLWLNGISYQKVKPESYERVTATLREHLGISAPAQADGTPRTKTP, from the coding sequence ATGCGGTGGAAGCGGGCGTTATTTTTCGGTGGGTCGGCGGTGGCAATCCTTCTCGTGGGGGCAATCGCATACGCCGCCTATCTCTTCCACAAAGCCGCCGTGACCGCCGATTCGATTTACGAAGAGGTAAAGCGCACGGAACCGCCGAAGCGCGAGGATAAGGTCGATCTGCGCCAGCTCAAGCCGGTTTCCCTCCTCCTCCTCGGCGTCGACGAACGGCCGGAAGAAGGGGATTCCGGTCGAAGCGACGCCATGCTCTACGTGACCTTGAACCCCCAAGAAAAGTCGATGTACATCCTCTCCATCCAGCGCGACATTCGAATTCCCCTGAAGGGCGTGGGGAAGAGGAGCGGGACGCTCGACAAGATCAACCACGCCTACGCTTACGGCGGGCCTACCGGCTCCGTGGAAACGGTGGAGAACTTTTTAGGCCTGCCCGTCGACTACTACATCGCGATCAACTTTCAAGGATTTGCCGATCTCGTCGACCTCATCGGCGGGATCACGGTGGACAATCCGGTGGAGTGGACGGATCCGGGGTACTACAAACCCGGTTTCGTGTATCGCAAGGGGCCCATCCGACTGGAAAACGGTGCGATGGCGCTCGGGTACATCCGCATGCGCTACTGGGATCCCGAGGGAGACATCGGTCGAAACGCGCGGGAGCGCCAGGTCTTGCAGGCGATCCTGCAGAAGGCTTCCCGCCCCGAGATGATCCTCAAGCTCGACCAGTTCTTGAACATCGTCGGGAAAAACATGAAGACAAACCTCACGTACGAGGACATGCAGCGCCTCATCCGGGATTACCGGAGCTGCATGGACAACATCCACGAACTCGCCTTCGACCTTGAACCCCTTTGGCTGAACGGCATTTCCTACCAAAAGGTGAAGCCTGAAAGCTATGAGCGCGTGACCGCGACCTTACGCGAGCACCTGGGAATTTCCGCTCCCGCACAAGCCGACGGTACACCTCGGACGAAAACTCCCTAA
- the argH gene encoding argininosuccinate lyase: MHTEHEGSFDPGVSGAPGKLWGGRFAKRTAEVVERYTASIPFDVRLVSQDIRGSIAHVRMLARIGLLTEEEARLLEEGLRKIEDAVRKGEVRWTYADEDVHMWVERLLHERVGPVAGKLHTGRSRNDQVATDLHLYVRDEVRRARDMLTDVRRALLELADAHRDVVLPGYTHLQRAQPVTLAHHLLAYFWMFSRDAERLADLDRRASWSPLGAGALAGSRFPLDRFFTAAELGLSTVYPNSLDAVSDRDFVLEFVFALSLVAVHLSRLAEELILWSSQEFAFVELDDAFATGSSMMPQKKNPDVPELLRGKTGRVVGDLVALLTVLKGLPLAYNKDLQEDKEALFDAVDTVLAGLEVTAPLLRSLTFRTDAMRRAADDPLLCATDLAEVLALRGVPFREAHEAVGHLVAYALASGKSLRDLTPEELLRHHAAFRPEDLKLLSPEASVAGRKLFGGPAEEAVAEQIALARRTLEEESRGRTVSDVLRDLAGSGGQ; this comes from the coding sequence GTGCACACGGAACACGAGGGCTCCTTTGACCCCGGGGTTTCAGGCGCCCCGGGGAAACTTTGGGGGGGTCGTTTCGCCAAGCGCACCGCAGAAGTCGTCGAGCGCTATACGGCTTCCATCCCTTTCGACGTCCGCCTCGTTTCGCAGGACATCCGCGGATCGATTGCCCACGTCCGCATGCTCGCGCGGATCGGCCTCCTCACGGAAGAAGAGGCGCGCCTTCTCGAGGAAGGGCTGAGGAAAATCGAAGACGCCGTCCGCAAAGGGGAGGTGCGTTGGACCTACGCGGACGAGGACGTACACATGTGGGTCGAACGCCTTCTCCACGAGCGCGTGGGCCCCGTGGCGGGAAAGCTCCACACGGGGCGTAGCCGCAACGACCAGGTGGCGACCGATCTCCACCTCTACGTCCGCGACGAGGTTCGCCGCGCCCGCGACATGCTTACGGACGTGCGCCGTGCCCTTCTCGAGCTCGCCGATGCCCATCGCGATGTGGTCCTCCCGGGCTACACGCACCTCCAGCGGGCGCAGCCGGTGACGCTCGCCCACCACCTCCTGGCGTACTTTTGGATGTTCTCACGGGACGCCGAACGTCTTGCGGACCTCGACCGCCGGGCGTCCTGGTCGCCCCTCGGCGCGGGGGCGCTCGCGGGGAGCCGCTTTCCCTTAGACCGTTTCTTCACCGCCGCCGAACTTGGCCTTTCGACCGTCTACCCCAACAGCCTCGACGCCGTCTCCGACCGCGACTTTGTCCTCGAATTCGTCTTTGCTCTTTCCCTCGTGGCGGTTCACCTCTCCCGTCTCGCCGAGGAGCTCATCCTCTGGTCCTCCCAAGAGTTCGCCTTTGTGGAGCTCGACGACGCCTTTGCCACGGGTTCAAGCATGATGCCGCAAAAGAAGAACCCCGACGTTCCCGAGCTTTTGCGCGGCAAGACAGGACGCGTTGTCGGCGACCTTGTCGCCCTCCTCACCGTGCTCAAGGGACTTCCCCTCGCCTACAACAAGGACCTGCAGGAGGACAAGGAAGCCCTTTTCGACGCCGTGGACACGGTGCTCGCGGGCCTCGAAGTGACCGCGCCGCTCCTTCGAAGCCTCACCTTCCGCACGGATGCGATGCGCCGTGCCGCCGACGACCCGCTCCTTTGTGCCACGGACCTCGCGGAGGTCCTGGCCTTGCGCGGGGTCCCCTTTCGCGAGGCGCACGAAGCCGTAGGCCACCTTGTCGCCTACGCGCTCGCCTCCGGAAAGTCCCTGCGCGACCTCACTCCGGAGGAACTCCTCCGCCATCACGCGGCATTTCGTCCCGAAGACCTGAAGCTTCTCTCTCCCGAAGCTTCGGTTGCGGGGCGGAAGCTCTTCGGCGGCCCCGCTGAGGAAGCCGTGGCGGAGCAGATCGCCCTCGCGCGCCGCACGCTCGAGGAAGAATCCCGCGGACGTACCGTTTCGGACGTCCTCCGCGACCTTGCGGGGAGCGGAGGGCAGTAG
- a CDS encoding sulfite exporter TauE/SafE family protein: protein MELLKLFYGAVVGLLLGLTGAGGSIVSVPILIYLLGYDAHVATGTSLIIVGTGALAGVVQYLLTARQRIQWTVGVLFSLLGFVGVGIGSYVNTLLPSAALLYGFGLLMEVVGIYTLRKRSSEEDDSSPFRFRLSGWGEILRATFAALGVGFLTGLFGVGGGFLIVPALLFVLNFPMREALATSLLVITLNSAEGVIARLLGLGKIHFEGLLFLTLGTILGIGVGVVVARRLPSKLLGKIFAWFVIAVGVYMILRTYFLGPGGIGGPGP from the coding sequence TTGGAACTCCTCAAGCTCTTCTACGGAGCTGTCGTCGGGCTCCTCCTCGGGCTTACGGGGGCCGGAGGCTCCATCGTTTCCGTCCCCATCCTCATCTACCTCCTGGGGTACGACGCCCACGTCGCCACGGGCACGAGCCTGATCATCGTAGGAACCGGGGCGCTTGCCGGCGTCGTCCAGTACCTCCTCACCGCGCGCCAACGCATCCAATGGACGGTGGGCGTCCTCTTTTCCCTTTTGGGATTCGTAGGCGTCGGGATCGGTTCGTACGTAAACACCCTCCTCCCTTCGGCCGCACTCCTCTACGGCTTCGGCCTCCTCATGGAGGTCGTCGGGATCTACACTTTGCGCAAGCGCTCCTCCGAGGAAGACGACTCCTCCCCGTTTCGCTTTCGCCTTTCGGGATGGGGAGAAATCCTCCGCGCGACTTTCGCCGCCTTGGGCGTGGGCTTCCTCACGGGGCTCTTCGGCGTCGGGGGAGGGTTCCTCATCGTACCCGCCCTCCTCTTCGTCCTCAACTTCCCCATGCGCGAAGCGCTCGCCACGAGCCTCCTCGTGATCACGCTCAACAGCGCCGAAGGCGTGATCGCCCGCCTCCTCGGCTTAGGGAAGATCCACTTCGAAGGACTCCTCTTTCTCACCCTCGGGACGATCCTCGGGATCGGCGTGGGCGTGGTCGTCGCCCGCCGCCTTCCGTCCAAGCTCTTGGGAAAGATCTTCGCCTGGTTCGTCATCGCCGTCGGGGTGTACATGATCCTCCGGACGTACTTCTTGGGTCCGGGCGGCATCGGCGGACCGGGACCGTAA
- a CDS encoding metal ABC transporter permease yields the protein MLRPPQAAVAFGRRDVPRRPSRRRPRLSDLPAERADCHSFGRVDHRGVAAYLSVRIPRWTRVKPETALAIVLTTFFGLGTVFLTLVAKTQSGGQSGLDSFLFGQAASLVGRDVQVMGAVALFLVFAIFVPFPAWKLWAFDPLYARTLGYPVRAMDFAFTFLLTLAVAVGLEAVGVVLMSALLITPPLTARLLVDRLEAMVLLAGGIGGLSGVVGTLLSTLYPRFPTGPLVVLTASAWFVLAWFFAPKRGLVSRALRRRYAFAAQPDKTGGFVS from the coding sequence ATCCTTCGCCCTCCTCAGGCGGCAGTCGCTTTTGGGAGACGCGATGTCCCACGCCGCCCTTCCCGGCGTCGCCCTCGCCTATCTGATCTTCCTGCGGAAAGAGCCGATTGCCATTCTTTTGGGCGCGTCGATCACCGCGGGGTTGCGGCGTACCTTTCTGTACGGATTCCCCGCTGGACGCGTGTTAAGCCGGAAACGGCCCTGGCCATCGTGCTTACGACCTTTTTCGGGTTGGGGACGGTGTTTCTCACCCTCGTCGCCAAGACCCAATCCGGCGGACAGAGCGGTCTGGATTCCTTTCTCTTTGGGCAAGCCGCATCCCTCGTGGGGCGCGACGTGCAGGTGATGGGCGCGGTGGCCCTGTTCCTCGTCTTTGCGATCTTCGTTCCTTTTCCCGCCTGGAAGTTATGGGCTTTTGACCCCCTCTACGCGCGCACCCTCGGCTATCCCGTGCGGGCGATGGACTTCGCCTTTACCTTCCTCCTCACCCTCGCCGTCGCCGTAGGCCTCGAGGCGGTCGGCGTCGTGCTCATGTCCGCGCTCCTCATCACACCGCCCCTTACGGCCCGCCTCCTCGTCGATCGGCTCGAAGCGATGGTCCTCCTCGCTGGAGGCATCGGCGGCCTTTCGGGAGTCGTCGGAACCCTCCTCAGCACGCTGTACCCCCGATTTCCCACGGGACCGCTCGTCGTCCTCACCGCTTCCGCGTGGTTCGTCCTCGCCTGGTTCTTTGCGCCCAAACGCGGGCTCGTCTCCCGCGCCCTTCGCAGGCGGTACGCGTTTGCGGCACAACCCGACAAAACCGGGGGTTTCGTCTCGTGA
- a CDS encoding metal ABC transporter permease produces the protein MADALWVTLAAVLVAAASGLMGTFLVLRRLSMVGDAISHTVLLGVIAAFLLTKSMGNVEMLLGAALAGILTVLLIRLLESGGVAGDAAIGVTFTTLFALGVVLVSHFAKSVHIDLQHVLFGEIAYVPWDRLFWRDVDLGPKAVWTMGGVFLADLLFVLAFFKELRVLSFDPTFARLSGIPVSALHYAYMLLLSLTIVVAFDAVGAILTVAMLVVPPATAHLLFDRLEGVLVGSVVLGAVGGILGYLLASLWDVSLSGMMSVVEGACFAAAVLFAPRHGVLARRRFRRASSGQDVHTGRGRDTTYAA, from the coding sequence TTGGCCGACGCCCTTTGGGTTACTTTGGCCGCCGTCTTGGTGGCTGCCGCTTCGGGTCTTATGGGTACCTTTCTCGTCCTTCGCCGTCTGAGCATGGTGGGAGATGCGATCAGCCACACGGTTCTCCTCGGGGTGATCGCCGCCTTCCTCCTTACGAAGAGCATGGGCAACGTCGAAATGCTCCTCGGCGCCGCTCTGGCGGGGATTCTTACGGTGCTTCTCATCCGCCTTTTGGAATCCGGCGGCGTCGCGGGCGACGCGGCCATCGGCGTAACCTTTACGACGCTTTTCGCCCTCGGAGTGGTCCTCGTTTCGCACTTTGCCAAGTCCGTGCACATCGACCTTCAGCACGTCCTCTTTGGCGAGATCGCCTACGTCCCCTGGGATCGCCTCTTTTGGCGGGACGTAGACCTCGGCCCCAAGGCCGTGTGGACGATGGGCGGCGTTTTCCTCGCCGATCTCCTCTTCGTACTCGCCTTTTTTAAAGAACTTCGGGTTCTCAGCTTCGATCCCACGTTTGCGCGCCTGAGCGGAATCCCCGTGAGCGCCCTCCACTACGCGTACATGCTGCTTTTATCCCTCACGATCGTCGTCGCCTTCGACGCCGTGGGCGCAATCCTCACCGTTGCCATGCTCGTCGTGCCGCCCGCCACGGCGCACCTTCTCTTCGATCGACTAGAAGGGGTCCTTGTCGGAAGCGTGGTGTTGGGGGCCGTCGGGGGAATTCTTGGCTACCTCTTGGCGTCTCTTTGGGACGTTTCCCTTTCGGGAATGATGAGTGTTGTAGAGGGCGCCTGTTTTGCCGCCGCCGTGCTCTTTGCCCCTCGCCACGGAGTACTCGCCCGACGTCGCTTTCGGCGAGCTTCTTCGGGGCAAGACGTGCATACGGGACGAGGGCGAGACACTACGTATGCGGCGTAG